A window of the Dioscorea cayenensis subsp. rotundata cultivar TDr96_F1 chromosome 14, TDr96_F1_v2_PseudoChromosome.rev07_lg8_w22 25.fasta, whole genome shotgun sequence genome harbors these coding sequences:
- the LOC120276143 gene encoding uncharacterized protein LOC120276143, whose translation MAANGSGAGSSQVYVPPFNGDGYNLWSLNMETILLSRDLWGMVEKGYNEEEEDEHKRTENIKRNAKALCLIQQALDAKVLIRISQTRNAKKAWDILKGEFQGCTKNAAAQLHSHRQDFENTRMKTGEKVQDYISRVLTVVYHIRALGEELGDPAVVGKILRSLTPRFSHVVSSIIESKDLSSLTIEELSGFLRGHEGRLDVEHDHMEEKALYVKGGSPREHGGRGDRGRGRGYHRG comes from the coding sequence TACAACCTATGGAGCTTGAACATGGAAACCATTCTTCTCTCTCGTGATCTATGGGGAATGGTTGAGAAAGGgtacaatgaagaagaagaagatgagcacAAGAGAACGGAGAACATCAAGAGAAACGCAAAGGCACTTTGTCTCATACAGCAGGCGCTTGATGCCAAGGTTCTCATTCGAATCTCACAAACGAGGAATGCAAAGAAGGCCTGGGATATCTTGAAAGGAGAATTTCAAGGTTGCACCAAGAATGCAGCCGCTCAACTTCATTCTCATCGTCAAGATTTTGAGAATACTCGCATGAAGACCGGAGAAAAGGTACAAGACTACATTAGCAGGGTGCTAACTGTAGTGTACCATATACGAGCCCTGGGAGAGGAGCTCGGTGATCCAGCCGTGGTTGGAAAGATTCTCCGGAGCTTAACTCCAAGGTTCAGTCATGTGGTGTCATCCATTATCGAATCAAAGGACCTTAGCTCTCTCACTATTGAAGAACTCAGTGGGTTTCTCAGAGGCCATGAAGGGAGATTGGATGTTGAACATGACCACATGGAGGAGAAGGCATTGTATGTCAAGGGTGGTTCACCTCGTGAGCATGGTGGCCGTGGAGATAGAGGTCGTGGTCGAGGGTACCACAGAGGGTGA